The window TACGGCGTGGACCCGGCCGGGCGCGTCGTGATCTCGACCTACCCGGAGCGCGCCAAGGTACGGAACCTGAAGGCGCGGCCGGCGGCGTCGTTCATGGCGCTCGGCGAGGACTTCGGCGCGGCCTGGGTCCAGGTGGACGGCACCGCCGAGGTGCTGGACGTCCCCGAGTCCGTCGAGCCGCTCGTGGACTACTTCCGCGCGGCCGCGGGCAAGGAGCACCCCGACTGGGCCGAGTACCGCGCGGCCATGGTCGAGCAGGGCAAGTCGATAGTGCGCATCACGATCGAGCGCTGGAGCCCGGTGGCGACGGGCGGGTTCCCGGCGCGTCTCGCCGAGGGGTGACACCCGTCGCCACCGGCGACCTATCCCTGGTCCGCTGACTCCTTCTTGCCCGCCGACTCGCCGCCCATCCGCAGGATGGCCCGGTAGGCCAGCCAGGTGACCCCAGCGCAGGCCAGACCGGCGGGGACCAGCAGGGCCGGCACCGACCAGTCGAGCTCCCCGTCCAGCAGGCTGCCTACCGACGCCAGGAGGGTCGCGGCCGCGAAGACCGTGCCGCCCACCCCGGCGAGCAGCACGAGCACCAAGGCGAGGACGACCACCACCTTGCCGGCCGCGAGAGCGGCGAGCCCCGTGGTGCGCAGGAGGCCGTCCTCCTCGACCTCCCGGGCCGCGCGGGTCTGGCTCGCCTGCTTGATCTCTTCCTGGTCCGGGCGCTCGGGGGCGGCCGGCCGGGACACGGGCACCACGAGCGCCCCGTCGAGGTGGTCGTCCACGAGCCCGGCGAGGTCCGTGGCGCGCAGGTCGTCGTGCAGCGTCGGCTCGAACGGCACCCGTGCCCCGTCCAGACCGATCAGGAGCCGCCCGCCGTCCGGGTAGACGATCAGCGCGGCCGCTTCCTCGAACCGGATGGTGGTCGTGCGCCGGCCGTCCCGGAGCGTGACGCCGGGCTCGCCCACCCGGATGGTCGCGTCCACGTCGATGCGCTCGAACGCCTTGCCGGTGACCGGCTCACCCGCTCCCCTGCGGACCGGCTCGGTGCCTGCCCAGCCGGACGCGACCGGCGTCACCAGCAGCCCGGCGTCCCACACCTGACGGGCCAGGGAGACGACGTCGGCGGCGGTCACCTGAGCGAGCGCGGCACGGCGCTGCGCCGGAGTGGGGACCGGCCGGCCCAGCAGGGTCAGCACGGCGTCGTCGGTGAGCCACATGGCGTCCTGGTGCGGCTCCCCGTACGCCGCGAGCAGGTGCGCGCGTGCCGACTCCAGCTCGTCGGTGGCCACCGCGAACCGCAGCCGGCCCAGCGTGTCCAGGAACTCGCCCGTCGCCTGGGTAGCGGTCTCGGGCCGGAGGCCGGCCGCGATCTGCAGGCTGGCCTGCTGCCCGTCGAGCGCCCCGATCATGATGGACACGTCGTATGTCCAGCCGTGGTCCTGACGCAGGCCCTGGAACAGGGCCCTACGGGCGACCTCGGCGAAGACCGCCAGCGCCGGCCCGTCCGGCACCACGGCGTCCCACATCACCCGGTTGCCGCCGGCCAGCGCTTCGGCCGGGAGTGGCGTCACCGGTCCGGGGACCTCGGGTGGCGATGCCGTCGTGGCTGCACGCCCGGCGGGCAGCGCGAGGTCCAGGTCCAGCGCGGTCTCGCCCGTGACCCACGCGACCGCGTTCGTCCCGGTGAACTTCTCGCGCGCCCAAGCCCGCAGATCGTCGTCGGTCACCCGGTGCAACCCCAGGAGCTGGCCGGGCCCGAGGCCGTAGCCCCGCAGCCCGAACCGCCAGGGCTGCACCACGACGTCGTCCGCGCGCTCGTCCAGGGCCCGCGTCTCGGTCTCCCGGTGCCGTACGGGCAGGTCCGCGAGGGCGCGGGTGAGCTCGCGCAGCGTGGTCCGGACCCGCTCGTCGGTGGCACTCACCTGGACGTGGGTCACGGTCGGGCCCACCGAGGCGGAGATCTCGAGGCCCGGACGTTCCACGGCACGCAGGGCGAGCGCGACCACCAGGGCGGTGGTCCCGCTGGTGGGCAGGGTCTCGTCGGCGTACCCGACGCGGAACACCAGGCCGCCCACGGTACGGCCGGGACGCTGCGCGAAGAGCTGACGGGGGCGGGTGGAGGTGGTCGCGGTCATCGGTCGTCCTTCGGGTGTCGCTTCCTGATCAGCCCGAACGTCGCCCAGCCGAGGGCGAGCACAGGCAGGAAGCCCAGCGTGAGGTCGAGATCGAAGACCTCCTGCAGCAGCACCTGGCCGCCGCCGAGAACGAGCAGCCCGGCCGCCCACAGCCCGACGACGAGACCTACCGTCGCCGGGACGGAGCGCGGCCCGGCATCGGTCTTCGCCCGCTTCTTCGGCTTCTCGGGCTGGGGCGGTTGCGCCACCGGGATGTCGCCAGGCTCGCGCGCGGGCAGGTGCACGACGACGTTCGCGGGGACGTGCGGGTCCACGTGCTTCACGACGTCCCAGACGGTGAGCCCCTCGTACAGCGTCGGCTCGATCCCCACCCGGAACCCGTCGGCCCCGGTGAGCGCACGCGCGCCGTCAGGCACGCTTTCCAGCAGTACGCAGTCCGCGAAGCGGACGACAACGGCACCGTCCGGGGTGACCAGACCGACGCCGTCGGCGGCGAGGACGAGCGATCTGTCGGGGGCGTCGATGCGCGGGAACGTCCGCCCCTGCACGCGCTCCTGGGACCACTCCGGTACCGGAACCATCCCCGCCCAGTCGAGCGGGCTCGGGCCGAACCAGAGCGCGCTGCCCCACAGCTCGCGGGCGAAGCCCCGGACGTCGTCCGCGGTGACGCGTTCGAGCCGCGCGGCGATCCGTTCGGGCCCGTCCAGGGGACGCCCGATGACCATCCGGTAGGCCAGCGACGGCAGCAGCTCCGCCGGGGGCGCGGCCGCGAGCTCGGCCAGCTCCTCGGCCGCCGCGGTACGCGCCGCGGCCAGGTCGTCGTCCGCGACGTGGAACCGGAGCCCGCTCAGGGCGTCGGCGAGGCCGCCGGCCGCCGCGTCCTGACGGCCCTCGGCCTGGACCGTCACCGACAAGCGCGCCCGCTCGGCGTCCAGGACGTCGTGGGACACGTCCAGGCTGGTTGCTATGTCGGCGTCCCGGCGCAGGTCGCGGTGCAGGAGCTCTCGGATCACCTGGGCCGCCACGTTGCCTGCGTCCCCGCGTGGCACGAGCGCGTCGAGCACAACGCCGTCTCGCAGGCCCGCCAGGTACGCCGGGGTGCCCTGGAGCACGTCCGTGACGACAGGCGACGGCATGCGCCGGCCCGAGGGCAGCGTCAGGTCCAGGCCGTCCGGGACGGCGTCGGCAGTGATCCAGGCGATCGCGTTCTCTCGCGTGAACCACGTCGCGGCCCAGTCCCGCACCTCGTCGGGGGTGATCCGGTCGAGCCCGCGCTCGCCGTACCCGGCCAGCCCGTAGCCGCTGGCGCCGTGCCGGTTGATCCGCAGCCGCAGGCGGCCCCGGGGTTGCGCAGGTCGGCCTCGGACCGCAGGATCTCCTTCTCCGTCTCGACCAGGTCGAGCGGCAGGTCGCGCAGGGACGCGCACACGTCGTTCAGGTAGGCCACGACGTCGGCCGCGGTGCCCGCCACGTGGAAGAGCGTCACGTCGGAGCGCGTCTGCCCGTTCAGGTGCGCCTCGCTGAGCACCTGGGTGCGCAGCGCGAGGTGCTCGGTCAGGTGCGTGATGCCGGAGGTGGCCAGCGTCTCGTCCGCCGAGCCGACCCGGAAGATGATCCCGGCGCCGACGTTTCCCTCGCGTGGCGCGAGCAGGACGGGGACGCCGTCGGACTCGGCCACGGTGACGCCGGGGAAGTCCGCGAGGTCCGGGAGCGTGGGGGCGGTCATGCCCGCACGCCCGTGCGGGTGGCCGCCTTGGCCGCGACCTTCGCGGCGGCGTCGCGGCTGGTGCGGTACAGCCGCTCTGCCCCGGGCTCGTAGTAGCCCCAGATGCCCTCGACCGGCGTGTCGCCGAGCGCCTCGAAGTGGGGCCACGCCTCGGCGGGGAGGTCGGCGAACGAGAAGAACAGGGCGAAGTTGGCGTGGGCCGTGGCCGTCGC is drawn from Promicromonospora sp. Populi and contains these coding sequences:
- a CDS encoding PPOX class F420-dependent oxidoreductase yields the protein MPRTIATNTTVTRDELLEFLRSRRNGILVTSRADGAPQLSPVTYGVDPAGRVVISTYPERAKVRNLKARPAASFMALGEDFGAAWVQVDGTAEVLDVPESVEPLVDYFRAAAGKEHPDWAEYRAAMVEQGKSIVRITIERWSPVATGGFPARLAEG